Proteins co-encoded in one Acidobacteriota bacterium genomic window:
- a CDS encoding glycosyltransferase family 2 protein, producing the protein MGTAFQPDGIAVVIPALDEAEAVPLVLADLAAMGLLGTTVVVDNGSRDGTARIARAAGASVAVEPRRGYGAACLRGLGFVRDSWPSTRIVVFVDADRSDDPMRIPALVGPIAAGDRDLVLGCRERALAARGAVKLHQRIGNEIVCRTILAMFGHRFRDLGPFRAISVDALRRLDMGDTGYGWTVEMQVKALQQGLRVLEVPVPYRLRIGRSKISGTVMGSIGAAVKIGWTIAALRFRPVTPSRGSS; encoded by the coding sequence ATGGGCACGGCCTTTCAACCCGACGGCATCGCGGTCGTCATTCCCGCCCTCGACGAGGCCGAGGCCGTCCCGCTGGTGCTCGCCGACCTCGCGGCGATGGGGCTGCTCGGGACGACGGTCGTCGTCGACAACGGCAGCCGGGACGGCACCGCGCGGATCGCCCGCGCCGCGGGTGCGAGCGTGGCCGTCGAGCCCCGCCGCGGGTACGGAGCCGCCTGTCTCCGCGGCCTGGGTTTCGTCCGCGACAGCTGGCCTTCGACCCGAATCGTGGTCTTCGTCGACGCCGATCGAAGCGACGATCCCATGCGGATCCCGGCTCTCGTCGGACCCATCGCCGCGGGGGACCGCGATCTGGTGCTCGGGTGCCGGGAGAGGGCGCTCGCCGCGCGCGGCGCCGTGAAACTCCACCAGCGGATCGGCAACGAGATCGTCTGCCGGACGATCCTCGCGATGTTCGGACACCGATTCCGCGACCTGGGCCCGTTCCGCGCGATCTCCGTCGACGCGCTCCGCCGGCTCGACATGGGCGACACGGGCTACGGGTGGACGGTGGAGATGCAGGTGAAGGCGCTCCAGCAGGGGCTGAGGGTGCTCGAGGTGCCCGTCCCGTACCGCCTCAGGATTGGCCGGTCGAAGATCAGCGGGACCGTGATGGGATCGATCGGCGCGGCGGTGAAGATCGGCTGGACGATCGCCGCGCTGCGGTTCCGCCCTGTCACTCCCTCTCGTGGATCGTCTTGA
- a CDS encoding transcription elongation factor GreA, protein MKIKAKLEAEVKALERELRVELPQEIKRALAMGDLRENAEYHAALERQSFVRARIGQLRTRLGELSEIRIEDISHDKVGLGSVLKVLDTREEKELTYEIVLSDEADPANGKISITSPLGRGFTGREPGDEVNIQVPSGMRTYEILSLKTIHERE, encoded by the coding sequence TTGAAGATCAAGGCCAAGCTCGAGGCCGAGGTGAAGGCCCTCGAGCGCGAGCTGCGGGTCGAGCTCCCTCAGGAAATCAAGCGCGCGCTGGCGATGGGTGATCTCAGGGAGAACGCGGAATACCACGCGGCGCTGGAGCGGCAGTCCTTCGTCAGGGCGAGGATCGGCCAGCTCAGGACGCGCCTCGGCGAGCTCTCCGAAATCCGGATCGAGGACATCTCCCACGACAAGGTCGGGCTCGGCTCGGTACTCAAGGTGCTGGACACCCGCGAGGAGAAAGAGCTGACGTACGAGATCGTGCTCTCCGACGAAGCCGATCCGGCGAATGGCAAGATCTCGATCACGTCGCCCCTCGGTCGCGGCTTCACGGGGCGGGAGCCCGGGGACGAGGTCAACATCCAGGTGCCATCGGGAATGCGCACGTACGAGATCCTCTCCCTCAAGACGATCCACGAGAGGGAGTGA
- a CDS encoding zinc-ribbon domain-containing protein, whose translation MNVHCPGCRATYFVDETKVPQGGGRLTCRQCGTKWEIFRPDTVTMRTVARDSKKPAAPAPQPVAAPPPVDPPTVSRTRKARGAATSSVPAVTCPKCGHSFAPAPEAKPAPPAGARKVILLVEDQKYFTEITREALGAEYRTVSVGTREEAMKVLESESPVLMILDLSLARGQDGRDLLKALPNKDFPVLIFTARDETELYGDAWEELKRLGADDIVHKGMNVGDELKRKVASLLAVK comes from the coding sequence TTGAACGTTCATTGTCCCGGCTGCCGCGCGACCTACTTCGTGGACGAAACCAAGGTGCCCCAGGGCGGAGGACGCCTCACCTGCCGCCAATGCGGCACGAAGTGGGAGATCTTCCGGCCTGATACCGTGACGATGCGCACCGTCGCCCGGGACTCGAAGAAGCCCGCGGCGCCGGCCCCTCAACCCGTCGCCGCCCCGCCCCCCGTCGATCCTCCCACCGTCTCCCGGACCAGGAAGGCGCGAGGCGCGGCGACCTCGTCGGTCCCGGCGGTCACCTGCCCCAAGTGCGGGCACTCCTTCGCTCCCGCTCCGGAGGCGAAGCCCGCTCCTCCGGCGGGCGCACGGAAGGTGATCCTCCTGGTGGAAGACCAGAAGTACTTCACCGAGATCACGCGTGAGGCGCTGGGAGCCGAGTACCGGACGGTCTCGGTCGGCACGAGGGAAGAGGCGATGAAGGTCCTCGAGTCGGAGTCCCCCGTGCTGATGATCCTCGACCTCAGCCTCGCTCGCGGACAGGACGGACGGGACCTCCTCAAGGCGCTTCCCAACAAGGACTTCCCCGTGCTCATCTTCACGGCGCGCGACGAGACCGAGCTCTACGGCGACGCATGGGAAGAGCTCAAGCGCCTCGGGGCCGATGACATCGTCCACAAGGGAATGAACGTGGGCGACGAGCTCAAGCGAAAGGTCGCGTCGCTCCTCGCCGTGAAGTGA
- a CDS encoding decaprenyl-phosphate phosphoribosyltransferase, translated as MTAPRVARLTTGGVVSGLIRSFRIRQWAKNGVIFAAVLFSHRMGNPGSLERAFAAFGIFCLLSSAVYLLNDVFDLRNDRVHPTKRFRPIAAGEVPPPLALVVACALGILALGLAYAMVPAFALVGAVYLGSNVLYSVWLKRIVIVDVMVISMGFVLRAVAGGLAIGVTVSAWLILCTILLSLFLALCKRRQELVLLEGATEHRGILKEYSVAFLDQMITIVTSATLLAYASYTLSPEVQQRLGTDRLYLTVPFVIYGVFRYLYLVHKRDLGGSPTEALFGDRPLLINILLWSVAAGLILYMH; from the coding sequence ATGACAGCGCCGCGCGTCGCGCGGCTGACGACGGGCGGGGTCGTGTCGGGACTGATCCGCTCGTTCCGCATCCGCCAGTGGGCGAAGAACGGCGTCATCTTCGCGGCGGTCCTCTTCTCCCACCGCATGGGAAACCCCGGGAGCCTGGAGCGGGCCTTCGCCGCGTTCGGGATCTTCTGCCTGCTCTCGAGCGCCGTGTACCTCCTGAACGACGTGTTCGACCTCCGGAACGATCGGGTCCACCCGACGAAGCGGTTCCGGCCCATCGCCGCGGGGGAGGTCCCGCCGCCGCTCGCCCTGGTCGTCGCCTGCGCGCTCGGGATTCTCGCCCTCGGTCTCGCGTACGCGATGGTCCCGGCGTTTGCGCTGGTCGGCGCGGTCTATCTCGGCTCCAACGTGCTCTACTCGGTGTGGCTCAAGAGAATCGTCATCGTCGACGTGATGGTGATCTCCATGGGATTCGTGCTGCGGGCCGTCGCGGGAGGCCTCGCCATCGGGGTGACCGTCTCGGCCTGGCTGATCCTCTGCACGATCCTCCTGTCCCTCTTCCTCGCCCTGTGCAAGAGGCGACAGGAGCTGGTCCTCCTCGAGGGGGCGACGGAGCACCGGGGGATCCTCAAGGAATACTCCGTCGCGTTCCTCGACCAGATGATCACGATCGTCACCTCGGCGACGCTCCTGGCGTACGCCTCGTACACGCTCTCGCCCGAGGTGCAGCAGCGCCTCGGCACCGACCGCCTCTACCTGACGGTCCCCTTTGTCATCTACGGGGTCTTCCGGTATCTTTACCTCGTCCACAAGCGGGACCTGGGGGGCAGCCCGACCGAGGCGCTCTTCGGAGACCGGCCGCTCCTGATCAACATCCTGCTCTGGAGCGTGGCCGCGGGCCTGATCCTCTACATGCACTGA
- a CDS encoding DUF362 domain-containing protein gives MTRWHPVPTQRARVAVLTTDVPTVLEDYSRLARLAELDAVLSRDLPTLIKLNLSWTKYFPACSSEPWQVEGAVRALLDLGYRRENLTPVENRTVVTEPWKGARNNRWLQVLDGLGLTFQPLTEVEWTVHRFKSKLLRLNQIFPDGIEIPKMYVGRQILHLPTVKTHGHSTTTGSIKNAFGGLLKEVRHYAHKHIHEVLADLVMMQKEIHPAIFTLMDGTIAGDGAGPRTMIPHVKDTLLGAADSVAIDSVAARLMGFDPMKIGYLRICHEMGLGVADPRFIDVVGDSIEGVNFGFKVSRSFVIWGDQMLRRGPLRFLERIALHSPLVVWAPMASNIYHDWMWYPTVGMSRIRAYRKTKWGRFFDDRYGPGAEGIPVGSPVTHGTPQR, from the coding sequence CTGACCAGGTGGCATCCGGTGCCGACACAGCGCGCAAGGGTCGCCGTCCTCACGACCGACGTCCCCACGGTCCTCGAGGACTACTCCCGGCTCGCCCGCCTCGCCGAGTTGGACGCCGTCCTGTCGCGCGATCTTCCCACGCTCATCAAGCTGAACCTCTCCTGGACCAAGTACTTCCCGGCGTGCTCGTCCGAGCCGTGGCAGGTCGAGGGGGCGGTTCGCGCGCTGCTCGATCTCGGCTACAGGCGCGAGAACCTCACGCCGGTCGAGAACAGGACCGTCGTCACCGAGCCCTGGAAGGGGGCCCGCAACAACCGCTGGCTGCAGGTGCTGGACGGCCTTGGCCTGACCTTCCAGCCGCTCACCGAGGTCGAGTGGACGGTGCACCGGTTCAAGTCGAAGCTTCTGCGCCTGAACCAGATTTTTCCTGACGGCATCGAGATTCCGAAGATGTACGTCGGCCGGCAGATCCTTCATCTGCCCACCGTCAAGACGCACGGCCACAGCACGACGACCGGCTCGATCAAGAACGCGTTCGGCGGCCTGCTGAAAGAGGTCCGGCACTACGCGCACAAGCACATCCACGAGGTGCTCGCGGACCTCGTGATGATGCAGAAGGAGATTCACCCGGCGATCTTCACGCTGATGGACGGAACCATCGCGGGCGACGGAGCGGGGCCGCGGACGATGATCCCTCACGTGAAGGACACCCTCCTCGGGGCCGCCGATTCCGTCGCGATCGACTCGGTGGCCGCCCGGCTCATGGGCTTCGATCCGATGAAGATCGGCTACCTGAGGATCTGCCACGAGATGGGGCTCGGGGTCGCGGACCCGCGCTTCATCGACGTCGTCGGCGATTCCATCGAGGGGGTGAACTTCGGCTTCAAGGTCTCCCGCAGCTTCGTCATCTGGGGCGACCAGATGCTGAGGCGAGGACCGCTCCGGTTCCTCGAGAGGATCGCGCTCCATTCGCCGCTCGTCGTCTGGGCACCGATGGCGTCCAACATCTACCACGACTGGATGTGGTACCCGACCGTGGGGATGAGCCGGATTCGGGCCTACCGGAAGACGAAGTGGGGGAGGTTCTTCGACGATCGCTACGGCCCGGGCGCCGAAGGAATTCCGGTCGGGTCGCCCGTGACGCACGGGACACCGCAGCGTTGA